From Phycisphaerales bacterium, one genomic window encodes:
- a CDS encoding phage portal protein translates to MLKRFVTSWFNGSGKAPSTTSRPPLRFVRAKFDSAQTTIDNRRHWANADGLSPNAALSPEVRRILRNRARYEVANNSYAKGIVLTLANDTIGTGPRLQMLTEDSRANEVIEKSFAQWSRAINLPEKLRTMRLARAESGEVFGILTSNPAVEAPVQLDLRLVEPDQVTSPPGRLLRVGEADGITFDSFGNPISYTVLRRHPGDSGAFGFSGEFDTVPAASVVHYYRVDRPGQWRGIPDITPALPLFAQLRRYTLAVIAAAETAADFAAVIYTDAPPNGEAESLEPMDIVELEKRLATVLPGGWKLGQVHAEQPATTYAEFKREILNEIARCLNMPFNVAAGNSSGYNYASGRLDHQTYYKSIRVEQNHLQTAVL, encoded by the coding sequence ATGCTCAAGCGATTCGTGACATCGTGGTTCAATGGCAGCGGCAAGGCGCCGTCAACGACATCGCGGCCGCCACTGCGGTTCGTGCGCGCCAAGTTCGACTCGGCCCAAACCACGATCGACAACCGCCGCCACTGGGCGAACGCGGATGGCCTGTCGCCCAACGCGGCCCTCTCGCCCGAAGTCCGGCGCATCCTGCGCAACCGCGCCCGCTACGAGGTCGCCAACAACTCGTACGCCAAGGGCATCGTGCTCACACTCGCCAACGACACGATCGGCACGGGTCCGCGTCTCCAGATGCTCACGGAGGACTCCAGGGCGAACGAGGTCATCGAGAAGTCATTCGCGCAGTGGTCGCGGGCGATCAACCTGCCTGAGAAGTTGCGCACCATGCGACTGGCCCGGGCCGAGAGCGGCGAGGTCTTCGGGATTCTCACCAGCAACCCGGCCGTCGAGGCGCCGGTCCAACTCGATCTGCGGCTTGTCGAACCGGACCAGGTGACGAGCCCGCCCGGTCGCCTGCTTCGCGTGGGCGAAGCGGATGGGATCACGTTCGACTCGTTCGGCAACCCGATCTCGTACACGGTGCTGCGTCGCCATCCCGGTGACAGTGGCGCATTCGGCTTCTCCGGCGAGTTCGACACCGTGCCGGCCGCTTCAGTGGTGCATTACTACCGCGTCGACCGGCCGGGGCAGTGGCGCGGCATCCCCGATATCACGCCGGCGCTGCCGCTGTTCGCCCAGTTGCGGCGCTACACGCTCGCGGTGATCGCCGCGGCGGAGACTGCCGCCGACTTCGCGGCCGTCATCTACACCGACGCACCTCCCAACGGTGAAGCCGAGTCTCTTGAGCCGATGGATATCGTCGAACTCGAGAAGCGGCTGGCCACGGTCCTGCCCGGCGGCTGGAAGCTCGGTCAGGTCCATGCCGAGCAGCCCGCGACGACATACGCCGAGTTCAAACGCGAGATCCTCAACGAGATCGCGCGTTGCCTGAACATGCCCTTCAACGTCGCGGCCGGGAACTCCAGCGGGTACAACTACGCCTCCGGCCGGCTCGACCACCAGACCTACTACAAATCCATCCGCGTCGAGCAGAACCACCTCCAGACGGCGGTCCTCG